A genomic region of Cannabis sativa cultivar Pink pepper isolate KNU-18-1 chromosome 1, ASM2916894v1, whole genome shotgun sequence contains the following coding sequences:
- the LOC115708192 gene encoding uncharacterized protein LOC115708192 isoform X4: protein MGLTFNPTEQEVINHLELKTLGMNSKYDLYIVEIDDMLKFEPWELSAKLKLNSTKENEWWFLYRSFYRSSSSQCRNRKTKTGFWKVTGRGKEIENSLGEKSYLTFYKGSSKSSQRTGYTMQEFFIPPLHHLHQDEFILVICSLKWDSRKRGRKSDKQKPTLLNSGSKKKKQKENAPHHKEGEPIFGNNIITSDLVNPIPSAAIPLVLGHGDVNYQPVLPMVSPDANFNYQTSSFMLDKDFQVPPVADGKVYNDVSLQLYSPDSSQQTMSAVFGNAIPAPSGVEGKLSDLISDFAQVLDNEMQAPLGPIVISQTLQEYRHNEVSSQFASPDNEVQISSDLQNPLAYGFISPPLHYDDYASFQPVSQISSLDFCKQTLTSMFDTQEPVPFVASCNDEVNHQLSRPIYSPNVSNEYFRNWCVVDPEENNNGTTTDYPSNASNLRTSPKRSYLDGLLTSYGHAEEVNESRVKKSVYCLLDG, encoded by the exons ATGGGACTTACATTCAATCCAACGGAACAGGAGGTGATCAATCACTTGGAGCTGAAAACTCTCGGAATGAATTCCAAATATGATCTTTACATTGTTGAGATTGACGATATGTTGAAGTTTGAACCTTGGGAATTATCTG CTAAATTGAAGTTAAATTCAACTAAAGAAAATGAGTGGTGGTTCTTGTATCGGTCATTTTACAGGAGCTCGAGCTCCCAATGTAGGAATAGGAAGACTAAAACAGGGTTTTGGAAGGTAACCGGAAGGGGAAAGGAAATTGAAAACAGCTTAGGAGAGAAGTCATATCTTACCTTCTATAAAGGTAGTAGTAAGTCTTCCCAAAGGACAGGTTATACCATGCAAGAGTTCTTTATTCCTCCCCTTCATCACCTTCATCAG GATGAGTTCATCCTTGTCATTTGCTCTTTGAAGTGGGACTCTCGTAAAAGAGGCAGGAAGTCTGATAAGCAGAAGCCAACTCTTCTTAATTCTGGCTCGAAGAAGAAAAAGCAGAAGGAAAATGCTCCACACCACAAGGAAGGTGAACCAATATTTGGCAACAATATTATCACTTCTGATCTTGTAAATCCAATACCATCTGCTGCAATTCCACTG GTACTTGGTCATGGTGATGTGAATTATCAACCGGTCTTGCCAATGGTGTCTCCAGATGCCAACTTCAATTACCAGACATCGAGTTTTATGCTTGACAAGGACTTCCAAGTTCCACCTGTAGCAGATGGTAAA GTTTATAACGATGTGAGTTTACAACTATACTCACCAGATTCCAGCCAACAGACAATGAGTGCTGTGTTTGGGAATGCGATACCAGCTCCATCTGGAGTAGAAGGTAAACTAAGTGACCTAATTTCTGATTTTGCACAAGTTCTCGACAATGAGATGCAAGCTCCATTAGGACCTATTGTTATAAGTCAAACG TTGCAGGAATATCGTCACAATGAAGTGAGTAGTCAGTTTGCCTCGCCCGACAATGAGGTGCAAATTTCATCTGATCTTCAAAATCCATTAGCATATGGTTTTATTAGTCCACCA TTACATTATGATGACTATGCTAGTTTTCAACCGGTCTCACAAATATCCTCATTAGATTTCTGCAAGCAGACATTAACTTCTATGTTTGACACTCAAGAACCAGTACCATTTGTT GCATCTTGCAATGATGAAGTGAATCACCAACTATCCCGCCCAATATACTCACCAAATGTATCCAACGAGTATTTTAGAAATTGGTGTGTTGTTGATCCTGAAGAGAACAACAATGGAACAACAACAGACTATCCTTCCAATGCCTCCAACTTACGAACTTCACCGAAGAGGTCGTATCTGGATGGCCTACTTACCAGTTATGGACACGCTGAAGAAGTCAATGAATCGCGAGTAAAGAAATCTGTTTATTGCCTATTGGATGGTTAG
- the LOC115704732 gene encoding NAC domain-containing protein 14-like isoform X2 yields MMMRKLSNNPLSSPMSKYHRFNPTDTELIAHLKLKIDGERSKLDDYIAEIDVCNWEPWELPAKSMLKSDIYEWWFLCRLDYKYSKNSKQVKRSTKTGYWKRTGEERKAKGCTGMKRNLVFYKGRKRTDWVIHEYYYPQPHINLKDQKPTCVICRLMCDPQRKRRNSDVSSVFPEEGLGEVNHPPISPIPSPDANFLEQALRFMLDNDDDMQVSYGETCEISGKTTSDSENPWAVADNDPFVKYDNGASCRLPATSDFEIPSSSVVIPVAWSSPFDKDMPTPSGAADELNKYWGELPDLSVGHPPLGLGDIWSCLDLRHVQTEEVNKQVERYAY; encoded by the exons atgatgatgagaaAATTAAGTAACAACCCACTGTCATCACCAATGTCCAAGTACCACAGGTTCAACCCCACTGATACTGAGCTCATTGCACACTTGAAGCTCAAGATTGATGGAGAGAGATCCAAACTCGATGATTACATTGCCGAGATCGATGTCTGCAACTGGGAGCCTTGGGAACTACCCG CTAAATCAATGTTGAAGTCGGATATTTACGAGTGGTGGTTCTTGTGTCGTCTCGATTATAAGTACTCGAAAAATAGTAAGCAAGTAAAAAGGAGCACCAAAACAGGGTATTGGAAGAGAACCGGTGAAGAACGCAAAGCCAAAGGTTGTACTGGAATGAAAAGGAATTTAGTCTTCTACAAAGGTCGTAAACGCACCGATTGGGTCATACACGAGTATTATTATCCTCAACCCCATATTAATCTGAAAGATCAG AAGCCAACCTGTGTTATTTGTCGCTTGATGTGCGATCCCCAGAGAAAAAGGCGGAATTCAGATGTATCTTCTGTATTTCCAGAG GAGGGCCTGGGGGAAGTGAATCATCCACCAATCTCGCCAATTCCCTCTCCAGATGCCAACTTCCTAGAACAAGCGTTGAGATTCATGCTCGACAATGATGATGATATGCAAGTTTCATATGGAGAAACTTGTGAAATAAGTGGCAAAACCACTTCTGATTCTGAAAATCCATGGGCAGTTGCTGATAATGACCCATTT GTAAAATATGATAATGGTGCGAGTTGTCGACTACCAGCTACATCTGATTTTGAAATTCCATCATCATCTGTTGTAATCCCGGTG GCGTGGAGTTCTCCATTTGATAAGGACATGCCAACTCCATCTGGAGCTGCAGATGAATTAAATAAGTACTGGGGGGAATTGCCAGATTTGAGTGTTGGTCATCCCCCCTTAGGCTTAGGGGATATATGGTCGTGTCTAGATTTGCGTCACGTACAAACTGAAGAAGTCAATAAGCAGGTAGAGAGATATGCTTATTAG
- the LOC115708192 gene encoding uncharacterized protein LOC115708192 isoform X2: MGLTFNPTEQEVINHLELKTLGMNSKYDLYIVEIDDMLKFEPWELSAKLKLNSTKENEWWFLYRSFYRSSSSQCRNRKTKTGFWKVTGRGKEIENSLGEKSYLTFYKGSSKSSQRTGYTMQEFFIPPLHHLHQDEFILVICSLKWDSRKRGRKSDKQKPTLLNSGSKKKKQKENAPHHKEGEPIFGNNIITSDLVNPIPSAAIPLVLGHGDVNYQPVLPMVSPDANFNYQTSSFMLDKDFQVPPVADGKVSEITTFDLGDPSASVDVSSLVYNDVSLQLYSPDSSQQTMSAVFGNAIPAPSGVEGKLSDLISDFAQVLDNEMQAPLGPIVISQTEYRHNEVSSQFASPDNEVQISSDLQNPLAYGFISPPLHYDDYASFQPVSQISSLDFCKQTLTSMFDTQEPVPFVASCNDEVNHQLSRPIYSPNVSNEYFRNWCVVDPEENNNGTTTDYPSNASNLRTSPKRSYLDGLLTSYGHAEEVNESRVKKSVYCLLDG, encoded by the exons ATGGGACTTACATTCAATCCAACGGAACAGGAGGTGATCAATCACTTGGAGCTGAAAACTCTCGGAATGAATTCCAAATATGATCTTTACATTGTTGAGATTGACGATATGTTGAAGTTTGAACCTTGGGAATTATCTG CTAAATTGAAGTTAAATTCAACTAAAGAAAATGAGTGGTGGTTCTTGTATCGGTCATTTTACAGGAGCTCGAGCTCCCAATGTAGGAATAGGAAGACTAAAACAGGGTTTTGGAAGGTAACCGGAAGGGGAAAGGAAATTGAAAACAGCTTAGGAGAGAAGTCATATCTTACCTTCTATAAAGGTAGTAGTAAGTCTTCCCAAAGGACAGGTTATACCATGCAAGAGTTCTTTATTCCTCCCCTTCATCACCTTCATCAG GATGAGTTCATCCTTGTCATTTGCTCTTTGAAGTGGGACTCTCGTAAAAGAGGCAGGAAGTCTGATAAGCAGAAGCCAACTCTTCTTAATTCTGGCTCGAAGAAGAAAAAGCAGAAGGAAAATGCTCCACACCACAAGGAAGGTGAACCAATATTTGGCAACAATATTATCACTTCTGATCTTGTAAATCCAATACCATCTGCTGCAATTCCACTG GTACTTGGTCATGGTGATGTGAATTATCAACCGGTCTTGCCAATGGTGTCTCCAGATGCCAACTTCAATTACCAGACATCGAGTTTTATGCTTGACAAGGACTTCCAAGTTCCACCTGTAGCAGATGGTAAAGTAAGTGAAATAACCACTTTTGATCTTGGAGATCCATCAGCATCTGTTGATGTTAGTTCATTG GTTTATAACGATGTGAGTTTACAACTATACTCACCAGATTCCAGCCAACAGACAATGAGTGCTGTGTTTGGGAATGCGATACCAGCTCCATCTGGAGTAGAAGGTAAACTAAGTGACCTAATTTCTGATTTTGCACAAGTTCTCGACAATGAGATGCAAGCTCCATTAGGACCTATTGTTATAAGTCAAACG GAATATCGTCACAATGAAGTGAGTAGTCAGTTTGCCTCGCCCGACAATGAGGTGCAAATTTCATCTGATCTTCAAAATCCATTAGCATATGGTTTTATTAGTCCACCA TTACATTATGATGACTATGCTAGTTTTCAACCGGTCTCACAAATATCCTCATTAGATTTCTGCAAGCAGACATTAACTTCTATGTTTGACACTCAAGAACCAGTACCATTTGTT GCATCTTGCAATGATGAAGTGAATCACCAACTATCCCGCCCAATATACTCACCAAATGTATCCAACGAGTATTTTAGAAATTGGTGTGTTGTTGATCCTGAAGAGAACAACAATGGAACAACAACAGACTATCCTTCCAATGCCTCCAACTTACGAACTTCACCGAAGAGGTCGTATCTGGATGGCCTACTTACCAGTTATGGACACGCTGAAGAAGTCAATGAATCGCGAGTAAAGAAATCTGTTTATTGCCTATTGGATGGTTAG
- the LOC115704732 gene encoding NAC domain-containing protein 14-like isoform X1, with the protein MMMRKLSNNPLSSPMSKYHRFNPTDTELIAHLKLKIDGERSKLDDYIAEIDVCNWEPWELPAKSMLKSDIYEWWFLCRLDYKYSKNSKQVKRSTKTGYWKRTGEERKAKGCTGMKRNLVFYKGRKRTDWVIHEYYYPQPHINLKDQKPTCVICRLMCDPQRKRRNSDVSSVFPEEGLGEVNHPPISPIPSPDANFLEQALRFMLDNDDDMQVSYGETCEISGKTTSDSENPWAVADNDPFVKYDNGASCRLPATSDFEIPSSSVVIPVDHCYDNNSPIYSPHSNFMEQAWSSPFDKDMPTPSGAADELNKYWGELPDLSVGHPPLGLGDIWSCLDLRHVQTEEVNKQVERYAY; encoded by the exons atgatgatgagaaAATTAAGTAACAACCCACTGTCATCACCAATGTCCAAGTACCACAGGTTCAACCCCACTGATACTGAGCTCATTGCACACTTGAAGCTCAAGATTGATGGAGAGAGATCCAAACTCGATGATTACATTGCCGAGATCGATGTCTGCAACTGGGAGCCTTGGGAACTACCCG CTAAATCAATGTTGAAGTCGGATATTTACGAGTGGTGGTTCTTGTGTCGTCTCGATTATAAGTACTCGAAAAATAGTAAGCAAGTAAAAAGGAGCACCAAAACAGGGTATTGGAAGAGAACCGGTGAAGAACGCAAAGCCAAAGGTTGTACTGGAATGAAAAGGAATTTAGTCTTCTACAAAGGTCGTAAACGCACCGATTGGGTCATACACGAGTATTATTATCCTCAACCCCATATTAATCTGAAAGATCAG AAGCCAACCTGTGTTATTTGTCGCTTGATGTGCGATCCCCAGAGAAAAAGGCGGAATTCAGATGTATCTTCTGTATTTCCAGAG GAGGGCCTGGGGGAAGTGAATCATCCACCAATCTCGCCAATTCCCTCTCCAGATGCCAACTTCCTAGAACAAGCGTTGAGATTCATGCTCGACAATGATGATGATATGCAAGTTTCATATGGAGAAACTTGTGAAATAAGTGGCAAAACCACTTCTGATTCTGAAAATCCATGGGCAGTTGCTGATAATGACCCATTT GTAAAATATGATAATGGTGCGAGTTGTCGACTACCAGCTACATCTGATTTTGAAATTCCATCATCATCTGTTGTAATCCCGGTG GATCATTGTTATGACAATAATTCGCCAATATACTCACCACATTCCAACTTCATGGAGCAGGCGTGGAGTTCTCCATTTGATAAGGACATGCCAACTCCATCTGGAGCTGCAGATGAATTAAATAAGTACTGGGGGGAATTGCCAGATTTGAGTGTTGGTCATCCCCCCTTAGGCTTAGGGGATATATGGTCGTGTCTAGATTTGCGTCACGTACAAACTGAAGAAGTCAATAAGCAGGTAGAGAGATATGCTTATTAG
- the LOC115708192 gene encoding uncharacterized protein LOC115708192 isoform X3, translating into MGLTFNPTEQEVINHLELKTLGMNSKYDLYIVEIDDMLKFEPWELSAKLKLNSTKENEWWFLYRSFYRSSSSQCRNRKTKTGFWKVTGRGKEIENSLGEKSYLTFYKGSSKSSQRTGYTMQEFFIPPLHHLHQDEFILVICSLKWDSRKRGRKSDKQKPTLLNSGSKKKKQKENAPHHKEGEPIFGNNIITSDLVNPIPSAAIPLVLGHGDVNYQPVLPMVSPDANFNYQTSSFMLDKDFQVPPVADGKVSEITTFDLGDPSASVDVSSLVYNDVSLQLYSPDSSQQTMSAVFGNAIPAPSGVEGKLSDLISDFAQVLDNEMQAPLGPIVISQTLQEYRHNEVSSQFASPDNELHYDDYASFQPVSQISSLDFCKQTLTSMFDTQEPVPFVASCNDEVNHQLSRPIYSPNVSNEYFRNWCVVDPEENNNGTTTDYPSNASNLRTSPKRSYLDGLLTSYGHAEEVNESRVKKSVYCLLDG; encoded by the exons ATGGGACTTACATTCAATCCAACGGAACAGGAGGTGATCAATCACTTGGAGCTGAAAACTCTCGGAATGAATTCCAAATATGATCTTTACATTGTTGAGATTGACGATATGTTGAAGTTTGAACCTTGGGAATTATCTG CTAAATTGAAGTTAAATTCAACTAAAGAAAATGAGTGGTGGTTCTTGTATCGGTCATTTTACAGGAGCTCGAGCTCCCAATGTAGGAATAGGAAGACTAAAACAGGGTTTTGGAAGGTAACCGGAAGGGGAAAGGAAATTGAAAACAGCTTAGGAGAGAAGTCATATCTTACCTTCTATAAAGGTAGTAGTAAGTCTTCCCAAAGGACAGGTTATACCATGCAAGAGTTCTTTATTCCTCCCCTTCATCACCTTCATCAG GATGAGTTCATCCTTGTCATTTGCTCTTTGAAGTGGGACTCTCGTAAAAGAGGCAGGAAGTCTGATAAGCAGAAGCCAACTCTTCTTAATTCTGGCTCGAAGAAGAAAAAGCAGAAGGAAAATGCTCCACACCACAAGGAAGGTGAACCAATATTTGGCAACAATATTATCACTTCTGATCTTGTAAATCCAATACCATCTGCTGCAATTCCACTG GTACTTGGTCATGGTGATGTGAATTATCAACCGGTCTTGCCAATGGTGTCTCCAGATGCCAACTTCAATTACCAGACATCGAGTTTTATGCTTGACAAGGACTTCCAAGTTCCACCTGTAGCAGATGGTAAAGTAAGTGAAATAACCACTTTTGATCTTGGAGATCCATCAGCATCTGTTGATGTTAGTTCATTG GTTTATAACGATGTGAGTTTACAACTATACTCACCAGATTCCAGCCAACAGACAATGAGTGCTGTGTTTGGGAATGCGATACCAGCTCCATCTGGAGTAGAAGGTAAACTAAGTGACCTAATTTCTGATTTTGCACAAGTTCTCGACAATGAGATGCAAGCTCCATTAGGACCTATTGTTATAAGTCAAACG TTGCAGGAATATCGTCACAATGAAGTGAGTAGTCAGTTTGCCTCGCCCGACAATGAG TTACATTATGATGACTATGCTAGTTTTCAACCGGTCTCACAAATATCCTCATTAGATTTCTGCAAGCAGACATTAACTTCTATGTTTGACACTCAAGAACCAGTACCATTTGTT GCATCTTGCAATGATGAAGTGAATCACCAACTATCCCGCCCAATATACTCACCAAATGTATCCAACGAGTATTTTAGAAATTGGTGTGTTGTTGATCCTGAAGAGAACAACAATGGAACAACAACAGACTATCCTTCCAATGCCTCCAACTTACGAACTTCACCGAAGAGGTCGTATCTGGATGGCCTACTTACCAGTTATGGACACGCTGAAGAAGTCAATGAATCGCGAGTAAAGAAATCTGTTTATTGCCTATTGGATGGTTAG
- the LOC115708192 gene encoding uncharacterized protein LOC115708192 isoform X5: MGLTFNPTEQEVINHLELKTLGMNSKYDLYIVEIDDMLKFEPWELSAKLKLNSTKENEWWFLYRSFYRSSSSQCRNRKTKTGFWKVTGRGKEIENSLGEKSYLTFYKGSSKSSQRTGYTMQEFFIPPLHHLHQDEFILVICSLKWDSRKRGRKSDKQKPTLLNSGSKKKKQKENAPHHKEGEPIFGNNIITSDLVNPIPSAAIPLVLGHGDVNYQPVLPMVSPDANFNYQTSSFMLDKDFQVPPVADGKVSEITTFDLGDPSASVDVSSLVYNDVSLQLYSPDSSQQTMSAVFGNAIPAPSGVEGKLSDLISDFAQVLDNEMQAPLGPIVISQTEYRHNEVSSQFASPDNELHYDDYASFQPVSQISSLDFCKQTLTSMFDTQEPVPFVASCNDEVNHQLSRPIYSPNVSNEYFRNWCVVDPEENNNGTTTDYPSNASNLRTSPKRSYLDGLLTSYGHAEEVNESRVKKSVYCLLDG; this comes from the exons ATGGGACTTACATTCAATCCAACGGAACAGGAGGTGATCAATCACTTGGAGCTGAAAACTCTCGGAATGAATTCCAAATATGATCTTTACATTGTTGAGATTGACGATATGTTGAAGTTTGAACCTTGGGAATTATCTG CTAAATTGAAGTTAAATTCAACTAAAGAAAATGAGTGGTGGTTCTTGTATCGGTCATTTTACAGGAGCTCGAGCTCCCAATGTAGGAATAGGAAGACTAAAACAGGGTTTTGGAAGGTAACCGGAAGGGGAAAGGAAATTGAAAACAGCTTAGGAGAGAAGTCATATCTTACCTTCTATAAAGGTAGTAGTAAGTCTTCCCAAAGGACAGGTTATACCATGCAAGAGTTCTTTATTCCTCCCCTTCATCACCTTCATCAG GATGAGTTCATCCTTGTCATTTGCTCTTTGAAGTGGGACTCTCGTAAAAGAGGCAGGAAGTCTGATAAGCAGAAGCCAACTCTTCTTAATTCTGGCTCGAAGAAGAAAAAGCAGAAGGAAAATGCTCCACACCACAAGGAAGGTGAACCAATATTTGGCAACAATATTATCACTTCTGATCTTGTAAATCCAATACCATCTGCTGCAATTCCACTG GTACTTGGTCATGGTGATGTGAATTATCAACCGGTCTTGCCAATGGTGTCTCCAGATGCCAACTTCAATTACCAGACATCGAGTTTTATGCTTGACAAGGACTTCCAAGTTCCACCTGTAGCAGATGGTAAAGTAAGTGAAATAACCACTTTTGATCTTGGAGATCCATCAGCATCTGTTGATGTTAGTTCATTG GTTTATAACGATGTGAGTTTACAACTATACTCACCAGATTCCAGCCAACAGACAATGAGTGCTGTGTTTGGGAATGCGATACCAGCTCCATCTGGAGTAGAAGGTAAACTAAGTGACCTAATTTCTGATTTTGCACAAGTTCTCGACAATGAGATGCAAGCTCCATTAGGACCTATTGTTATAAGTCAAACG GAATATCGTCACAATGAAGTGAGTAGTCAGTTTGCCTCGCCCGACAATGAG TTACATTATGATGACTATGCTAGTTTTCAACCGGTCTCACAAATATCCTCATTAGATTTCTGCAAGCAGACATTAACTTCTATGTTTGACACTCAAGAACCAGTACCATTTGTT GCATCTTGCAATGATGAAGTGAATCACCAACTATCCCGCCCAATATACTCACCAAATGTATCCAACGAGTATTTTAGAAATTGGTGTGTTGTTGATCCTGAAGAGAACAACAATGGAACAACAACAGACTATCCTTCCAATGCCTCCAACTTACGAACTTCACCGAAGAGGTCGTATCTGGATGGCCTACTTACCAGTTATGGACACGCTGAAGAAGTCAATGAATCGCGAGTAAAGAAATCTGTTTATTGCCTATTGGATGGTTAG
- the LOC115708192 gene encoding uncharacterized protein LOC115708192 isoform X1: MGLTFNPTEQEVINHLELKTLGMNSKYDLYIVEIDDMLKFEPWELSAKLKLNSTKENEWWFLYRSFYRSSSSQCRNRKTKTGFWKVTGRGKEIENSLGEKSYLTFYKGSSKSSQRTGYTMQEFFIPPLHHLHQDEFILVICSLKWDSRKRGRKSDKQKPTLLNSGSKKKKQKENAPHHKEGEPIFGNNIITSDLVNPIPSAAIPLVLGHGDVNYQPVLPMVSPDANFNYQTSSFMLDKDFQVPPVADGKVSEITTFDLGDPSASVDVSSLVYNDVSLQLYSPDSSQQTMSAVFGNAIPAPSGVEGKLSDLISDFAQVLDNEMQAPLGPIVISQTLQEYRHNEVSSQFASPDNEVQISSDLQNPLAYGFISPPLHYDDYASFQPVSQISSLDFCKQTLTSMFDTQEPVPFVASCNDEVNHQLSRPIYSPNVSNEYFRNWCVVDPEENNNGTTTDYPSNASNLRTSPKRSYLDGLLTSYGHAEEVNESRVKKSVYCLLDG, translated from the exons ATGGGACTTACATTCAATCCAACGGAACAGGAGGTGATCAATCACTTGGAGCTGAAAACTCTCGGAATGAATTCCAAATATGATCTTTACATTGTTGAGATTGACGATATGTTGAAGTTTGAACCTTGGGAATTATCTG CTAAATTGAAGTTAAATTCAACTAAAGAAAATGAGTGGTGGTTCTTGTATCGGTCATTTTACAGGAGCTCGAGCTCCCAATGTAGGAATAGGAAGACTAAAACAGGGTTTTGGAAGGTAACCGGAAGGGGAAAGGAAATTGAAAACAGCTTAGGAGAGAAGTCATATCTTACCTTCTATAAAGGTAGTAGTAAGTCTTCCCAAAGGACAGGTTATACCATGCAAGAGTTCTTTATTCCTCCCCTTCATCACCTTCATCAG GATGAGTTCATCCTTGTCATTTGCTCTTTGAAGTGGGACTCTCGTAAAAGAGGCAGGAAGTCTGATAAGCAGAAGCCAACTCTTCTTAATTCTGGCTCGAAGAAGAAAAAGCAGAAGGAAAATGCTCCACACCACAAGGAAGGTGAACCAATATTTGGCAACAATATTATCACTTCTGATCTTGTAAATCCAATACCATCTGCTGCAATTCCACTG GTACTTGGTCATGGTGATGTGAATTATCAACCGGTCTTGCCAATGGTGTCTCCAGATGCCAACTTCAATTACCAGACATCGAGTTTTATGCTTGACAAGGACTTCCAAGTTCCACCTGTAGCAGATGGTAAAGTAAGTGAAATAACCACTTTTGATCTTGGAGATCCATCAGCATCTGTTGATGTTAGTTCATTG GTTTATAACGATGTGAGTTTACAACTATACTCACCAGATTCCAGCCAACAGACAATGAGTGCTGTGTTTGGGAATGCGATACCAGCTCCATCTGGAGTAGAAGGTAAACTAAGTGACCTAATTTCTGATTTTGCACAAGTTCTCGACAATGAGATGCAAGCTCCATTAGGACCTATTGTTATAAGTCAAACG TTGCAGGAATATCGTCACAATGAAGTGAGTAGTCAGTTTGCCTCGCCCGACAATGAGGTGCAAATTTCATCTGATCTTCAAAATCCATTAGCATATGGTTTTATTAGTCCACCA TTACATTATGATGACTATGCTAGTTTTCAACCGGTCTCACAAATATCCTCATTAGATTTCTGCAAGCAGACATTAACTTCTATGTTTGACACTCAAGAACCAGTACCATTTGTT GCATCTTGCAATGATGAAGTGAATCACCAACTATCCCGCCCAATATACTCACCAAATGTATCCAACGAGTATTTTAGAAATTGGTGTGTTGTTGATCCTGAAGAGAACAACAATGGAACAACAACAGACTATCCTTCCAATGCCTCCAACTTACGAACTTCACCGAAGAGGTCGTATCTGGATGGCCTACTTACCAGTTATGGACACGCTGAAGAAGTCAATGAATCGCGAGTAAAGAAATCTGTTTATTGCCTATTGGATGGTTAG